In the Chroococcidiopsis sp. SAG 2025 genome, one interval contains:
- a CDS encoding glycosyltransferase family 4 protein has product MNKLLIVTTVPATIDAFLFPFVHHFRTKGWQVDAMAQGISNNTNCLEAFDRVWEVEWSRNPLQLQNLMVAPQQIRQVVEQEKYDIVHVHTPVAAFVTRYALKQLRKRDQPKVIYTAHGFHFYRGGKLLKNAAFLTLEKLAGAWTDYLIVINREDETAAKRYQIVPDERLRYTPGIGVDCDRYSSKSVSDVEIQMVRQELGLAPNAPLFLSIAELNPGKRHQDILQALAQLGRSDVHLALAGTGPQQAKLQQLAFQLGIAEQIHFLGYRHDIPVLIRASVATVLASEREGLPRSIMESLCLETPAIGTKIRGIQDLLAEGCGLLVKVGDVKGLTEAMARILDRPEEIKLMGQRGKERMNEYELQKIIQMYEQLYAEALGQKFIEVKTPA; this is encoded by the coding sequence ATGAATAAATTATTAATCGTTACCACTGTACCAGCTACGATTGATGCTTTCCTCTTCCCTTTTGTTCATCACTTCCGCACTAAAGGTTGGCAAGTGGATGCAATGGCACAAGGCATCTCAAATAATACGAATTGCTTGGAAGCTTTCGATCGCGTCTGGGAAGTAGAATGGTCGCGCAACCCTCTTCAACTTCAAAATCTCATGGTTGCTCCGCAACAAATTCGACAAGTGGTAGAGCAAGAAAAATACGATATAGTTCACGTACATACACCAGTAGCGGCTTTTGTGACTCGATATGCTCTCAAGCAATTAAGAAAGCGGGATCAGCCGAAGGTGATTTACACCGCTCATGGTTTTCACTTTTATCGCGGTGGGAAGCTGTTAAAAAACGCTGCTTTTCTCACTCTAGAGAAGCTGGCTGGAGCCTGGACAGACTACTTAATAGTTATCAACCGAGAGGATGAAACAGCCGCCAAGCGATATCAGATTGTTCCTGACGAGCGACTCCGCTATACTCCAGGAATTGGAGTAGATTGCGATCGCTACAGTTCCAAATCTGTTAGTGATGTTGAAATCCAAATGGTACGCCAGGAGTTAGGCTTAGCACCGAATGCACCACTTTTTCTATCAATCGCTGAACTGAACCCTGGTAAGCGACATCAAGACATTTTGCAAGCATTGGCACAGCTAGGACGGTCTGACGTACACTTAGCATTGGCTGGAACTGGACCGCAGCAGGCAAAATTACAGCAACTAGCATTCCAATTGGGTATCGCCGAGCAAATTCACTTTTTGGGTTATCGTCATGATATTCCTGTTCTGATTCGTGCCTCAGTAGCTACCGTACTTGCTTCTGAGCGGGAAGGGCTACCAAGGAGCATTATGGAGTCATTGTGTCTGGAAACTCCGGCGATCGGCACGAAAATTCGCGGTATCCAAGATCTACTCGCAGAAGGCTGCGGTCTTTTGGTCAAGGTTGGGGATGTAAAGGGATTGACTGAAGCTATGGCTCGAATACTCGATCGCCCCGAAGAAATTAAGCTCATGGGTCAACGAGGTAAAGAACGGATGAATGAATACGAGCTGCAAAAAATCATCCAAATGTACGAACAACTGTATGCTGAAGCATTAGGGCAAAAATTTATCGAAGTTAAGACTCCTGCTTGA
- a CDS encoding SDR family NAD(P)-dependent oxidoreductase: MSVIAKSILVTGGCGFIGSHIVEALVKEGYKVRILDNLSTGKRENLNSINSNNFEVCVGDVTDFSAVNAAVEGCEYVFHEAAVVSVPKSVEDPVGTGKVNYGGTLNVLEAARKHGVRRAIFAGSAAVYGDEPTLPKNESMQACPITPYGADKLASEVMGQVYARTFGLEFVSLRYFNVFGSRQDPSSPYSGAISIFCNKMLQGIAPTIYGDGLQSRDFVHVSDVVRANLLVMQHPKASGRTFNVGRGIATNLLEIVQAINDLSGQHLIPIHQEVRPGDIRHSLADNTALQNLGWTPLTSTHKGLQELLQSSS; the protein is encoded by the coding sequence ATGAGCGTGATCGCTAAGTCTATCCTAGTAACTGGTGGGTGTGGTTTCATCGGCTCCCACATTGTGGAAGCTCTGGTTAAAGAAGGTTATAAAGTTAGGATTCTTGATAATCTTTCAACTGGTAAACGCGAAAATCTTAACTCTATTAACTCAAACAATTTTGAGGTTTGCGTAGGTGATGTCACGGACTTTTCAGCAGTTAATGCAGCTGTGGAAGGATGTGAGTATGTATTTCACGAAGCGGCTGTTGTTAGCGTTCCTAAAAGCGTTGAAGATCCAGTAGGAACGGGAAAAGTGAATTATGGCGGAACCCTTAATGTTTTAGAAGCAGCTCGCAAACATGGCGTGCGCCGTGCAATTTTTGCAGGAAGTGCTGCGGTATACGGTGACGAACCAACTTTGCCAAAAAACGAGTCAATGCAAGCTTGTCCTATTACTCCTTATGGTGCAGATAAACTGGCATCAGAAGTCATGGGACAGGTTTATGCTCGAACTTTTGGTCTAGAGTTTGTCAGTCTGCGTTACTTTAATGTTTTTGGTTCTCGTCAAGACCCATCCAGCCCATACTCAGGAGCGATCTCTATATTCTGTAATAAAATGCTTCAAGGCATTGCTCCAACAATATACGGAGATGGACTTCAAAGCCGAGATTTCGTTCATGTTTCTGACGTGGTTCGTGCCAACTTGCTAGTGATGCAACACCCAAAAGCCTCAGGAAGAACTTTTAACGTAGGACGAGGGATAGCAACAAACTTATTGGAAATTGTCCAAGCAATTAACGATTTGAGCGGACAACACTTGATACCAATACATCAAGAGGTTCGCCCTGGAGATATTCGCCACAGCCTTGCCGACAACACGGCGTTGCAAAATTTGGGATGGACTCCCTTAACGAGTACTCACAAGGGTTTACAAGAGTTATTACAGTCAAGTTCTTAG
- the asnB gene encoding asparagine synthase (glutamine-hydrolyzing), with the protein MCGINGFWETTGQASSDRLRTIVQQMSKTLLHRGPDDSGNWVDESVGIALGHQRLAIVDLSPEGNQPMVSADGRYALVFNGEIYNFLELRLELESLGHCFRGHSDTEVMLASFSQWELVQAIERFNGMFAFALWDRRERVLHLGRDRLGEKPLYYGWMGKTFLFGSELKAFKAHPRFQTQIDRNALTLFLQHSYVPAPYSIYQGIYKLPPGTVLTWNGKDNRPVPVPYWSAKAVAELGVTKPLTLSEPEALAQLDTLLRNSVKLRMVADVPLGAFLSGGIDSSTVVALMQAQSSLPVKTFTIGFYEDAYNEAQHAKAVAQYLGTEHTELYVTPAEALAVIPQLPIFYDEPFADVSQIPTFLLAQLTKTHVTVSLSGDGGDELFAGYSRYFWTRHLWQKIGWMPSSWRSFAARAITSMSSQTWNRGFARLSPLLPIQLQQTNLGDKLHKLAEIVAVPDAETMYARLISLWQAPEALVVEGSEPLTILSDRQNWAKLPSLMQRMMYLDTITYLPDDILVKVDRASMGVSLEARVPLLDHRVVEFAWRLPLAMKIRNSQGKFLLRQLLYQYVPKDLINRPKMGFGVPVDCWLRGSLRDWAEALLDRNRLQQEGFFQPQAIERKWKEHLSGDRNWQYYLWNVLVFQAWLETTNAN; encoded by the coding sequence ATGTGCGGCATCAACGGTTTTTGGGAGACAACTGGACAAGCCAGCAGCGATCGATTACGTACTATTGTGCAGCAGATGTCAAAGACGCTGTTACATCGAGGACCAGATGATAGCGGAAACTGGGTAGATGAGTCGGTGGGAATTGCCTTGGGGCATCAACGCCTGGCGATTGTCGATCTCTCCCCTGAAGGAAATCAGCCAATGGTGTCTGCGGACGGTCGCTACGCGCTCGTGTTTAACGGCGAAATCTATAATTTTTTAGAACTACGCTTGGAGTTGGAATCACTCGGACATTGCTTTCGCGGGCATTCCGATACTGAGGTGATGCTGGCAAGCTTTAGCCAGTGGGAACTGGTTCAAGCAATCGAGCGATTTAATGGCATGTTTGCCTTTGCTTTATGGGATCGGCGAGAGCGTGTTTTGCACTTGGGGCGCGATCGCCTGGGAGAAAAACCACTGTATTACGGTTGGATGGGCAAGACTTTTTTGTTTGGCTCTGAATTAAAAGCCTTCAAAGCCCATCCTCGCTTCCAAACGCAAATCGACCGAAATGCTTTGACTTTATTTCTCCAGCATAGCTATGTACCCGCACCTTATTCAATTTATCAAGGCATCTACAAGCTACCACCAGGAACAGTTCTCACTTGGAATGGCAAAGATAATCGTCCAGTTCCAGTACCCTACTGGTCGGCAAAGGCAGTTGCAGAATTAGGCGTTACCAAACCCTTAACTTTGTCTGAACCAGAAGCTTTGGCGCAGTTAGACACGTTATTACGAAACTCGGTCAAGCTACGCATGGTTGCAGATGTACCGCTGGGGGCTTTCTTATCAGGTGGGATTGATTCATCCACAGTGGTAGCTCTAATGCAGGCTCAAAGCAGCCTACCAGTGAAAACGTTTACTATTGGCTTTTATGAAGATGCTTACAACGAAGCCCAGCATGCTAAAGCTGTGGCGCAATATCTAGGCACAGAACATACAGAACTTTATGTTACCCCAGCAGAAGCTCTTGCTGTCATCCCTCAACTACCAATTTTCTACGATGAACCGTTTGCCGATGTCTCTCAAATACCCACCTTTTTGCTGGCTCAGCTAACTAAAACCCACGTAACAGTAAGTCTCTCTGGTGATGGAGGCGATGAACTGTTTGCTGGATACAGCCGCTATTTCTGGACGCGCCATCTTTGGCAGAAAATAGGCTGGATGCCATCAAGTTGGCGTTCCTTTGCTGCCCGTGCGATAACTAGCATGTCATCCCAAACTTGGAATCGCGGTTTTGCTAGATTGAGTCCCTTACTGCCAATTCAACTTCAGCAAACCAACCTTGGCGATAAATTACATAAGTTGGCAGAAATCGTAGCAGTTCCCGATGCCGAAACCATGTACGCCAGGTTAATTTCTCTATGGCAAGCACCAGAAGCTTTGGTAGTGGAAGGTTCTGAACCCTTGACAATTCTGAGCGATCGCCAAAACTGGGCAAAGTTACCCAGCCTAATGCAGCGCATGATGTACCTGGACACCATCACCTATCTACCAGATGATATTCTGGTCAAAGTAGACCGAGCCAGTATGGGTGTAAGTTTGGAAGCTCGCGTACCATTGTTAGATCATCGGGTGGTAGAATTCGCTTGGCGCTTGCCGCTAGCAATGAAAATTCGTAACAGTCAAGGTAAATTCCTGTTACGTCAACTTCTGTATCAATATGTCCCCAAAGACTTAATTAACCGCCCCAAAATGGGGTTTGGCGTTCCAGTCGATTGCTGGCTGCGCGGTTCTCTGCGAGATTGGGCAGAAGCACTGCTAGATCGAAATCGACTCCAGCAAGAAGGATTTTTCCAACCGCAAGCGATCGAGCGCAAGTGGAAGGAGCATCTTTCGGGCGATCGCAACTGGCAATACTATTTGTGGAATGTACTTGTTTTCCAAGCATGGCTGGAGACAACTAACGCAAACTAA
- a CDS encoding glycosyltransferase family 4 protein: MNASDRIVVLNIITGLYTGGAEMMLYKLLSKMNRDRFSPVVISLMDRGTLGDRIAALDIPVHTIGIEPGNPQAKPVWQFIRQVRQIQPNLVQGWMYHGNLAAQLYAASTLRSVPILWNVRQSLYSLKHEKLGTAAVIKLLAQLSWLPKKILYNTKTGAIQHEKIGYQKAKTLVIPNGFDPEIFVPSVEARISVREELQVGSDALLIGIVGRYHPMKDHANFVQAAASLSKKYPHIQFVMSGREIDERNQTLCKQIHDLKLANRVHLLGERRDISRLTAALDIATSASAHGEGFANVVGEAMSCGVSCAVTDVGDSAWIVGDTGRIVPPQNAQALARAWEELIEIGAEARQTLGTAARTRIVENFSLNSVVVQYETLYESLLTKKLQSEVST; the protein is encoded by the coding sequence ATGAATGCGTCCGATCGGATTGTCGTTCTGAACATTATCACTGGGCTGTATACTGGTGGTGCTGAAATGATGCTTTATAAGCTCCTGTCTAAAATGAATCGAGATCGCTTTAGTCCAGTTGTGATTTCTCTCATGGATCGAGGCACATTGGGCGATCGCATCGCGGCTTTAGACATTCCAGTTCATACTATTGGCATAGAACCAGGCAACCCTCAAGCGAAACCAGTATGGCAATTTATTCGCCAAGTACGGCAAATTCAACCCAATCTAGTTCAAGGATGGATGTACCATGGTAACTTAGCAGCACAATTGTATGCTGCTTCCACGCTGAGATCTGTACCGATACTTTGGAATGTCCGTCAGTCTCTTTATTCGCTAAAGCACGAAAAGCTAGGAACGGCAGCCGTGATTAAATTACTAGCTCAACTGTCTTGGCTGCCTAAAAAAATTTTGTATAACACTAAAACAGGAGCTATTCAACACGAAAAAATAGGTTATCAAAAAGCTAAAACACTAGTTATTCCTAACGGTTTCGATCCAGAAATTTTTGTACCTTCTGTAGAAGCTCGTATTAGTGTCAGAGAGGAGCTACAAGTAGGTAGTGACGCGCTATTAATTGGTATAGTTGGTCGCTATCACCCGATGAAAGATCATGCGAACTTTGTCCAAGCTGCTGCTTCTTTAAGTAAAAAATATCCTCATATACAATTTGTCATGTCTGGCAGGGAAATTGATGAGAGAAATCAAACTTTGTGCAAACAAATTCACGATCTAAAACTAGCGAATCGAGTTCATTTACTTGGGGAGCGCCGCGACATATCTCGTCTGACTGCTGCTTTAGATATTGCAACTTCTGCTTCGGCTCACGGTGAAGGTTTTGCCAACGTTGTCGGCGAAGCAATGTCCTGTGGGGTATCTTGTGCAGTTACAGACGTAGGAGATTCAGCTTGGATAGTAGGTGATACTGGACGGATAGTACCTCCACAGAATGCACAAGCATTAGCTCGTGCTTGGGAAGAGTTAATTGAAATAGGGGCTGAGGCCAGACAAACCCTGGGAACAGCGGCAAGAACGAGAATTGTGGAAAACTTTTCTTTAAACTCTGTCGTAGTTCAGTACGAGACATTATATGAAAGTTTGCTGACGAAAAAACTACAATCAGAGGTTAGCACCTAA
- a CDS encoding glycosyltransferase — MSTERRIAVFVPNLVGGGAERVVVNLLKGLVAKNIPLDLILGNAEGCYLTQVPKQVRIVNFAVERVVKAILPLSNYLRQEKPYALLSQMNHTNIAAVVAKELARVNTQLVLVEHVHLSVAKSNLLRGNLVLPFVKLLYPRADDIVGVSKGVARDLEVQLGFATGKVNVIYNPIVDDALIAKAKAPLEHPWFQADSPPVFLAVGRLTEQKDFSTLIEAFALLRKQTIAHLLILGEGESRSELEALVRELGIAADVAMPGFVDNPYMYMSRASVFVLSSRWEGLGLVLIEALACGCPAIATDCLSGPREILADGKYGALVPVGDIEALSAAMLKTLHAPTKRDLLIERAMYFSIDRAVSEYLALLDYIH; from the coding sequence ATGTCTACAGAAAGACGGATCGCAGTGTTTGTTCCTAACTTGGTAGGAGGAGGTGCGGAACGAGTAGTAGTCAATTTACTTAAAGGTTTGGTTGCAAAAAATATTCCTTTGGACTTGATTCTAGGTAATGCTGAAGGGTGCTACTTGACTCAGGTACCAAAGCAAGTACGTATAGTAAATTTTGCCGTAGAACGAGTAGTGAAGGCAATTTTACCTCTATCAAATTACTTACGGCAGGAGAAGCCTTATGCATTACTGTCGCAGATGAACCATACTAACATAGCAGCTGTTGTTGCCAAGGAGCTAGCTCGTGTAAACACCCAATTGGTTCTAGTAGAACACGTTCACTTGTCAGTTGCTAAAAGTAATTTACTCCGAGGGAACTTAGTTTTACCTTTTGTAAAATTGCTTTATCCTCGTGCTGATGATATCGTCGGTGTTTCCAAAGGTGTAGCGCGGGATTTAGAAGTACAACTCGGGTTTGCAACAGGAAAAGTCAATGTTATTTACAATCCAATCGTAGATGATGCACTGATTGCTAAGGCAAAAGCTCCATTAGAGCATCCTTGGTTTCAAGCGGATTCACCACCTGTTTTTTTAGCTGTCGGTCGATTAACAGAGCAAAAAGATTTCTCAACTCTGATCGAAGCTTTCGCACTATTAAGAAAGCAAACAATAGCTCATTTGTTGATCTTGGGAGAAGGGGAATCTCGGAGCGAACTAGAGGCATTGGTACGCGAGTTAGGTATTGCGGCAGATGTCGCCATGCCTGGTTTTGTTGACAATCCTTATATGTATATGAGTAGGGCAAGCGTATTCGTACTTTCCTCTCGCTGGGAAGGATTAGGACTAGTATTAATTGAAGCTTTAGCTTGTGGTTGTCCTGCGATCGCTACAGACTGTCTGAGTGGTCCAAGAGAGATTTTAGCAGATGGGAAATATGGAGCTTTAGTACCAGTTGGGGATATAGAAGCACTATCTGCTGCAATGTTAAAAACATTGCACGCTCCTACAAAGCGTGACTTATTAATCGAGCGAGCAATGTATTTTTCTATCGACCGCGCGGTTTCGGAGTATTTAGCATTACTAGATTATATACATTAA
- the murJ gene encoding murein biosynthesis integral membrane protein MurJ, translating into MQNLLATWNKLTSGSINRKIFSAVVTVGLFTVFVKTTSTVKELVVAWRFGTGDDQDAFLIALMLPELSINVLVVSFTAALIPTYVRVREQEGKKAAQQLFSGAVVLGLGVLGIATVLLVATAPLYLPWIALGFNSQKLDLTFRLLCTIAPFVLLSGTIQTWSAILNAGERFALAAVSPLVTPTTCILLLVSFKSWGIFALAAGLICGAIIEIVILGIALRRQGISLLPRWYKFDDRLRQVVSQYIPMVAGALLLCSASSVDQAMAAMLAPGSVAALNYGNRIIASVMSLIATALSAAVITYASQMVACQDWVGISHTLKYYIRLIFFTTVPLAGLLIIFSEPLVQILFQRGAFTDENTHLVAQIQNLAALQIPFYLGNLLLFRFISSMQLNHVIMWCCGLSLLVNISANYIFAIWLGVKGIALSTSCVYVFSFLFLLFFAAKHLQNQRVHKNNSSSK; encoded by the coding sequence ATGCAAAATCTTCTAGCTACATGGAACAAGCTGACAAGTGGCTCTATCAACCGCAAAATCTTTAGTGCAGTTGTCACAGTTGGCTTATTCACAGTATTTGTCAAAACAACATCTACGGTTAAAGAATTGGTGGTTGCCTGGAGATTTGGTACAGGAGACGATCAAGATGCATTTTTAATTGCCTTAATGCTCCCCGAGCTGAGCATTAACGTATTAGTTGTTTCCTTTACCGCAGCCCTTATTCCTACTTACGTTCGGGTACGAGAACAGGAAGGTAAGAAAGCTGCTCAGCAACTATTTTCTGGAGCAGTAGTTTTGGGTTTAGGAGTTTTAGGAATCGCTACTGTACTATTGGTGGCTACTGCGCCACTGTATCTACCTTGGATTGCATTGGGGTTTAATTCCCAGAAGTTAGACCTAACATTTCGCTTACTTTGCACGATCGCACCTTTTGTTTTGCTGTCAGGAACTATCCAAACCTGGAGCGCAATTTTGAATGCAGGCGAACGATTTGCGCTAGCGGCAGTGTCTCCGCTCGTGACTCCAACTACGTGTATTTTACTACTTGTGAGTTTTAAGTCTTGGGGTATTTTTGCCCTAGCAGCAGGACTGATCTGTGGTGCAATTATAGAAATAGTTATTTTAGGAATTGCACTGCGCCGACAAGGTATTTCACTGCTGCCAAGATGGTATAAATTTGACGATCGCTTGCGTCAAGTAGTTAGCCAATATATTCCAATGGTTGCAGGAGCATTACTACTTTGTAGTGCTAGTTCGGTGGATCAAGCAATGGCAGCAATGCTAGCGCCTGGAAGTGTGGCAGCATTAAATTACGGTAACAGAATTATTGCATCCGTTATGAGTTTAATCGCTACAGCATTAAGTGCTGCTGTAATTACGTATGCTTCCCAGATGGTTGCTTGCCAAGATTGGGTAGGAATAAGTCATACGTTAAAGTACTATATTCGACTCATTTTTTTTACCACTGTGCCTCTAGCAGGACTTTTAATTATTTTTTCTGAGCCTTTAGTTCAAATCCTTTTTCAAAGAGGAGCATTTACAGATGAAAACACGCATTTAGTAGCCCAAATTCAAAATCTTGCTGCTTTACAAATACCTTTTTATCTGGGCAATCTTTTATTGTTCAGATTTATCTCATCAATGCAGCTCAACCATGTAATCATGTGGTGTTGTGGTTTGAGCTTGCTCGTAAACATATCTGCCAATTATATATTTGCGATCTGGTTGGGAGTTAAAGGGATAGCTTTGTCTACCAGCTGTGTTTATGTATTTTCTTTCTTATTCTTACTATTTTTTGCAGCAAAGCATTTGCAAAATCAGCGCGTTCATAAAAACAACAGTAGCTCCAAGTGA
- a CDS encoding class I SAM-dependent methyltransferase yields MTVEQVKEAYEIEKQLARILRNSTRQERQRLQLYTSLYDEFFQKVPSHTQLKQKLGAETWAEVVAQTMQFLKRFLKHNSTFLEIGAGDCSVSLEVAKYVEKAYAVDVSNEVTKGLKIPPNCEVVVSDGVSIPVPVNSVDIVYSNQLMEHLHPDDAFDQLKNIYKALKPGGLYICSTPNRLSGPHDVSQCFDEIATGFHLREYLISELYKLFCEVGFSRVIFCKSQKRIHLELPLNPIVVSLIQVSEKVIGSFPYAVRRKVANRLIVFRGMTIIGRK; encoded by the coding sequence ATGACAGTTGAACAAGTTAAAGAGGCGTACGAGATCGAAAAACAGCTAGCCAGGATACTACGTAACTCTACCAGGCAGGAAAGACAAAGACTGCAACTTTATACTTCTTTATATGATGAGTTTTTTCAAAAGGTTCCATCTCACACGCAACTGAAGCAAAAGCTTGGTGCTGAAACTTGGGCTGAAGTTGTAGCTCAAACAATGCAGTTTTTGAAGCGGTTTTTAAAACATAATTCAACATTTTTAGAAATTGGAGCTGGAGATTGTAGTGTATCGCTTGAAGTTGCTAAGTACGTAGAAAAAGCTTATGCAGTTGATGTCTCTAACGAAGTTACGAAAGGTCTAAAAATACCTCCTAATTGTGAAGTAGTTGTTTCTGATGGTGTTAGTATTCCTGTTCCTGTAAACAGTGTAGATATTGTTTACAGTAACCAACTGATGGAACATTTACATCCTGATGATGCCTTTGACCAGCTTAAGAATATATACAAGGCACTGAAGCCTGGAGGGTTATATATCTGTAGCACGCCAAATAGATTATCAGGACCGCATGATGTCTCGCAGTGTTTTGATGAAATTGCTACGGGGTTCCACTTGAGAGAATATTTAATCAGCGAACTGTACAAACTCTTTTGTGAGGTTGGGTTCTCCAGAGTTATTTTTTGTAAAAGTCAGAAAAGAATTCACCTTGAACTTCCCTTAAACCCGATTGTAGTTTCACTCATTCAGGTAAGCGAAAAAGTTATTGGTTCTTTTCCTTACGCGGTCAGGAGGAAAGTGGCAAATAGGTTAATAGTATTTAGAGGAATGACCATAATAGGAAGAAAATAA
- a CDS encoding DUF4832 domain-containing protein, with protein sequence MALLATMAIAGSCTAAPAPTVTTTYEGSSENFPNPERGFYKSIEPVILSENPLVEQPGSPLQLSELQQLRSEGMSMVRRYYLLAEFRDKPISSSFLTQITNDLKTARQAGIKIIIRFTYNWLNGGPDAPASIILAHLEQLKPILRSNYDAIAYMEAGFIGYWGEWHDSTNKLVGDSTLDVSDDARKIFLKLLSILPKDRMVAVRYYKQKQQLFNNNNSLTSTEAFNGSARSRTGHHNDGFRAGIDDGGTYVSTHLDVIERVKSWLNLETQYVVQGGEPAWSSNPPEWDDCSGALTDFARMHWSGMNANANGNVSKPVYQGWINQGCMEEIKRRLGYRFRLIDSKILSRVKPAGTFSMSFQITNDGWASPYNPRNLEVILRNRQTGQVYYLPVPEAVRMWMPCKTKTVNIVGGIPTSMTSGEYQVLLNLPDPVYRLSKRPSYSIRLANNKVWEASTGYNSLLRNVIIDPNTEGESYSGNTFFQLR encoded by the coding sequence GTGGCTCTGCTTGCAACTATGGCGATCGCGGGTTCTTGTACTGCCGCTCCAGCTCCTACAGTGACTACTACATATGAAGGTAGTTCGGAAAATTTTCCAAATCCCGAAAGAGGTTTTTACAAGTCAATTGAGCCTGTCATCTTATCAGAAAACCCCCTGGTAGAGCAACCTGGTTCTCCTTTACAGCTCTCAGAGCTACAACAACTGAGAAGTGAAGGTATGTCTATGGTTCGGCGGTATTACTTGCTGGCAGAATTTAGAGATAAACCAATATCATCATCATTTCTTACTCAAATAACAAATGACTTAAAAACAGCTAGACAAGCTGGCATTAAAATCATTATCAGATTTACTTACAATTGGCTCAATGGTGGTCCCGACGCTCCCGCGAGTATAATACTTGCTCACCTCGAGCAACTGAAGCCAATACTGCGAAGTAATTATGATGCGATCGCTTACATGGAAGCAGGTTTTATAGGATACTGGGGAGAATGGCACGACTCAACTAACAAGCTTGTAGGAGACTCAACTTTAGATGTGAGCGACGATGCCAGAAAAATTTTTTTAAAACTCTTATCAATACTTCCTAAAGACCGCATGGTTGCAGTTCGGTACTACAAACAGAAACAGCAACTATTTAATAACAATAATTCCCTAACATCTACAGAAGCCTTTAATGGTTCTGCTCGATCCAGAACTGGTCATCATAATGATGGATTTAGAGCTGGTATAGATGATGGCGGAACTTATGTTTCTACGCACCTAGATGTTATAGAACGAGTAAAATCATGGCTCAACCTAGAGACACAATACGTGGTACAGGGAGGCGAACCTGCTTGGTCAAGCAATCCCCCTGAATGGGATGACTGCTCAGGTGCTTTAACTGACTTTGCCCGCATGCATTGGAGTGGAATGAATGCAAATGCTAACGGTAACGTTTCAAAACCCGTGTACCAAGGGTGGATAAATCAAGGCTGTATGGAGGAGATTAAAAGGCGATTGGGCTATCGCTTTCGGTTAATCGATTCCAAGATTCTAAGTAGGGTAAAACCAGCTGGCACTTTTTCCATGAGTTTTCAGATTACCAACGACGGATGGGCTAGTCCCTACAACCCTCGCAATCTAGAGGTGATTTTACGTAACCGTCAAACAGGCCAAGTTTACTATTTACCTGTACCAGAAGCTGTCCGGATGTGGATGCCTTGTAAGACTAAAACAGTAAATATAGTAGGCGGGATTCCGACATCTATGACTTCAGGAGAATATCAGGTCTTATTAAATCTACCCGATCCCGTTTACAGGTTGTCTAAGCGCCCGTCCTATTCCATCAGACTGGCTAACAATAAGGTGTGGGAGGCATCCACAGGGTATAATTCTCTATTGAGAAACGTTATCATCGATCCGAATACAGAAGGAGAAAGCTATTCAGGTAATACATTTTTTCAGTTGCGCTAA
- a CDS encoding PCP reductase family protein, which translates to MSDSNLTDRLQWTTEAQIKLKKIPFFVRSQAISRIEQLTRSRGQDIVTEEIVEQARLEFGQ; encoded by the coding sequence ATGTCAGACTCAAACTTAACCGATCGCCTACAATGGACGACTGAAGCCCAAATTAAGTTAAAAAAGATTCCCTTTTTCGTTCGTTCTCAGGCAATCTCGCGCATAGAACAGTTGACGCGATCGCGGGGTCAAGATATTGTGACAGAAGAGATTGTCGAACAAGCAAGGTTAGAGTTCGGGCAATAA